In Cucurbita pepo subsp. pepo cultivar mu-cu-16 chromosome LG10, ASM280686v2, whole genome shotgun sequence, the DNA window tttaatttttaattatcaatcaaaattgaagataagCCCAATGTTAAAGGCCCATTACAAGGGAAGATAAGCCCAATTAATTGAAGAATGACCGACCACCTTAAAGTCCAACAAAACGGAAACATTGGGCTTATGTTCCCTTGTAATGGGCCTTGTCGTTACTGATTGTATACAACACAATAGGGTTAGTTTCTTTACTTCATGTGTCCTCGTATGCTTAAATTAGTTAGTTGAACTATACAAATTGACacgtaatatatatatatatatatatatatatatatatatatatatatatatataataaaaacattatgatatataaattagattttaaaatgatggTTTAGTGgtaatgaaaaggaaaaatgaagggTTTGATCTAATCCATATTAATGTGAGCGACAAGAGAGcaaaaattaaaggaatatGTTccctaataataattaattaatgtaagtGCAAGAGATAATGGaattactaattaattaataaatccaGTAGAGgctattttaaattaatattaaattttaattgtcgagacttttttttttgttgctttaAATGTCCATTAAAAAGCCACCATTTTTTGCCATTATTTCAACGCCAAATTAATAATCTCAATTAAGTCTTTGTTGCAACCATCAAAACCCTTCTTTGACTTCTCTAATATTCACTAACGTTGTCCTACAATTCTTCGACAACAGGTCGGCCCACTAAATTGCTTTGAATATTTAtgcttcaaaatatatattagggtATGTTAGATGAATATCCAACACCTTCCCTTAATCgaagctcgactccttttcttttggagtcctttgttcgaacatttgaagatttaccAACCTATTGGCACGACGAAATTTAGGGCATAGCTCTTATACcatattagatgaacacgactctccacaatgatatgatattgtcaactttgagcataaacttttATAGCTTTGTTTcgggcttcctcaaaaggcatcataccaatggagagagtattctttaattataaactcatgatcattccctaaattagccgatgttggactttcatcatctaacagtctcaagattttttttaaaatggccTTATAAGAGAGTTTAATGCTAAAATCATCTGGAAAGCCCATTCTAAGGTGTGTAGCCCACCCTTGAAGTTACCAACGAAGTAAAGGTTCTTCTGTGTCATCCGAGTCCAAAAAATAACTCGAATCGCCTTCCAGCTCGTCTATGAAATCTACAAACTAACAAAATGTTTCTAAAAGTAGTTGCATCATAGCTTCGAACACGATTAAGAGTAGACTCAAACGAATGAATATTACcaatatagaaaatataaagaccaacaaatatatttataaaaaataaaaacaaaacaaatatataagaaCAATGCACGTGTGTTGTCCCCATCTATCAGAACTTCTAGAGGACACTAATTAAGCATTCAAGGCTAGCAAAGGTTTGGTCAAAGTCACGGGTAGGATTTTTGAACATTAAATAAACGCGTGCGTTTTAAATGTCAACACAAATACCCTATTTCAATTCAAACCCAATAAAacattcaaaaataattttaatatttaatttaattatattcaaataataaagaaaatatattgtttaatttcaaattaaaaataaaaataaataattgggcCAACTTAATGAACTAAAATCACAGAAGtttattgtatatatattaagaaaatgcTTCTTATTTTAGCATAATgtgaatcaaaagaaaaaagaaaatgatgtgTTTGAAAAGTTGACAATGATGAGGTACACCTCGTCCTTATTCATGACGTAcatcaatataatatttacaCGTCAGCCATGGCGTTTCCAACTTAAAAGGAGAGGTTCCCCATGACCAAAACATCAATACATCACACCCTTGGCCCTCCTTCCTCTGCTTACTAATTGTCGGATCCCGCCGGCAGCCGTCATTGTCGCCGATCAACCAATCCAGCTGGAAAGGATCCTCAATCTGACCTGGCACTCACGGTGGCCCCCGCTGCTCTCCTCTCCCCTCGACAGAGCTACTCGTCCTGACCCCATCTGTCCTTTCTCTTTGCTTGCATGATGTCAACTATGACGTGTCAATattaatctatatatatacaccaatcccttcttctttttcctcactaCTCACAGCTCAAAACTTGAAACATATATCCATCGCCATATCAGCTTTCTGTAACAATGGCCGTTGATTCTCCGGTTTCTCATGCCAAGGCCCTCCGGTTCATAGAGGAAACCACTACAAATGCTGACTCGGTTCAGAAAAGAGTGTTGGCCGAGATTCTGAACCGGAATGCTGATACGGAGTATCTGAACCGGTTCCGCCTCAATGGAGCCACCGACCAAGACGCCTTTAAGTCCAAAGTTCCGGTGGTTACTTACGAGGAGCTGGAGGCCGACATCCGACGTATTGCTAATGGCGATCGCTCCCCTATCTTTTCCTCTCATCCCATTTCTGAGTTTCTTACCAGGTggaattttataataatttccaaattatatacaattaattaatataaattatatcatGGTTACTCTAAATtggattttaattatgattaacTGTATTTAATTTGCAGTTCTGGGACATCGGGTGGGGAGAGAAAATTAATGCCCAcaattaaagaagaaatggaacGTCGTCAGCTGCTTTATAGTCTTCTCATGCCTATCATGAACCTGTAATTATCAATCTTAATCTCGGATttaattgaatgaaatttggagattaaaaaaaaaaaaatgacaagtAATGATTTTTCAGGTACGTGCCGGGGTTGGACAAGGGGAAGGGACTCTACTTTTTATTTGTGAAGGCTGAAACCAAGACCCCTGGAGGGCTAGTGGCACGTCCAGTGCTCACCAGCTACTACAAGAGCGACATCTTCAAGACTAGACCCTATGACCCATTCAATGATTACACTAGCCCAAACGAGGCAATTCTATGCGCCAATTCCTTCCAAAGCATGTACACTCAGATGTTATGTGGCCTCCTAATGCGCCACCAAGTCCTCCGCGTGGGCGCCGTCTTTGCCTCTGGTCTCCTCCGCGCCATTCACTTCCTCCAGCTCAATTGGAAGCAGTTGGCATATGACATCTCCACTGGCACCCTAAGCCCCAAAATCACAGACCCTTGTCTCCGTGAATGCATAACCTCCAAATACCTAACAAACCCAAACCCGGAGCTGGCGGAATTCATCTCCAAGGAGTGCTCCATAGAGGAGTGGGAAGGAATTATCACAAGAATTTGGCCAAACACTAAGTACCTGGATGTGATTGTGACAGGAGCCATGGCTCAGTACATACCCACCTTGGAACTTTACAGTGGAGGGCTACCCATGGCTTGCACCATGTACGCTTCCTCGGAGTGCTATTTCGGGTTAAATTTGAACCCAATGTGCAAGCCCTCGGAAGTGACCTACACCATCATGCCAAACATGGGCTACTTCGAATTCCTCCCTCACGACACGTCGTCTCCTCCAGCTCACTCCCGCGACTCCCCACCTCGACTAGTCAACCTCGCTGACGTGGAACTCGGGAAAGTGTACGAGCTCGTAATCACAACCTACTCCGGACTCAACCGTTACCGAGTCGGTGACATTCTACAAGTAACAGGGTTCCACAACGCAGCCCCACAGTTCCGATTCATGAGAAGAAAGAACGTTCTTTTGAGCATCGATTCTGATAAGACAGATGAGGCCGAGTTGCAAACGGCCATCAACAATGCGGCGTTGTTGCTGCGGGAGTTCAACACCAGCGTGCTAGAGTACACGACCCACGCAGACACCAAAACAATCCCAGGGCATTACGTCATATATCTGGAGCTTCTTGTAAAAGACACCGCAAATCCCCCTCCCGTGGAGACCTTAAACCACTGCTGTCTGGCCATGGAAGAGAGCCTCAACTCGGTGTACCGCCAATGTCGAGTGGCCGACAACTCAATCGGACCGCTGGAGATCAGGGTGGTCAAAAACGGGACGTTTGAAGAGGTAATGGACTATGCAATCTCAAGGGGTGCATCAATAAACCAATACAAAGCGCCACGATGCGTGAACTTCACACCCGTTCTCGAACTCCTCGACTCTAGGGTAATTTCGGCGCACTTTAGCATATCCAAGCCGCACTGGACACCCGAACGAAACCGTTAGAGGTTGTCACTCTTGACTTATAATGATGGTCGGATacaaaagtaattaattattaatacgGGTTATGCTTTTAAATagattttaattcttattttataatattttatctcaaattaagtaatttaaataatcaGACAGAACTTGGGCCAATGGGCCATGTCTTTCATGGGCTCGTATGGACCTCAGACGTCCGATGACACACATTGGGCTTAGTTTCCTCGTAATGGGCCTCGTCCATAGCAATGGGCCGctatgatttgaattttttttagtaattttaaatttgtattaatgGGTAGTTAAGGGCTATTTTGGACATTTgatcattattaattaatataaagtgAAGAAATTATTACTTAAAGTTGATTTTGTGGTGATAGtgaaaaggggaaaagaaaatttatattcttGCAGGCGACAAGAGAAGCAAAATTCAACGACTATGTTCCCtcctaattaataatatagaCGCAAGAGATAATAGGATTACTTAATCCTACACTAATTAAACACACAGTATAGAGGCTAATTAGCcactattttaatataatattctcacaaataaaataaaatatttgttaggtCTTTTCTCGAGGGAGAGAATATTAGCTTTAACCACAGCATCTACCACGTTACCCCTATTAACTAGTTAGCTTATACCAATGGGGTACAGCATGCACCTAACTACATAACTCGACTAGACTAGTATTGTGTGTCTGTAATGAAATTAGGTTACGATCATAAATATAACAAAGTTACGAgaagttatatttaaaatgtatcaTTGTATAAATACTTGAAAGCTTATTGTTGTCCGAACAATTTTAGGTTGACAGACATAAAATGAATGTCGTATGAACAtataagaacatgaagaacgATCGGAAAAGCCATTTAAAACCGCGAAAGATCTAAAGAGTAGAATCCAAAGAGAGTGGGTTGGATAGGATGATTAAAGTTTGATTTCACATTGAAAATTCACGGCCTTTATTCATATTTGGATTGACAAATGTGGTTTTTGGTCTGATACAATGCATGAttctaaaagttttggaaGTTGCCTCATTTTAGCCAAGCAAAACGCTATCCACAATCCAATCTAATTCCCCAAATTCTATTGTAGTGGGTGAGAGGATCATAcatcaaaaatatatttttgtattctttatttaaatcaatCTATTTGGATTACTCAATAAATtcctaaacaaaattattcataCCACAAATACAtgataaatttcaaacatttcaATCTAAAATGTGTTCATGTCTGGCTACAAATCTCcaaaagatataataattatatcaaacaTAGACGtcatttcatatcaaatcTAAGCATAATTTAGCTAATTAAGACAAGTTTTCCGACCAATACGTTAGGACTTCAAGTCTTTTTGAGACGTTGTTAATATCTAATTTGACATTAATAGCATTTGGACCCACTGGTTGACAAAGTGTTCCAAGATTATGTTGGGAGAAAGCATCCCATTgaatatcatatcacaaacaaaaagaaaagcacgTGAAAAGTGATTGAATGATTTGAGAAAATTTGCAAATTTTCGTCCCTATCTTCATTAATTACTTCCATTGTTATAAGCTCACGAGTGCTCTACATCTTTGGTTTAATTCATCaacacattattattttttattttcctcataATCCCATTTTATAGTAATGTTTCCCTAAACAAAGTtactttgatttattttagtGCACAATCACAGAATTACCGACTTAGAAGTGCTAAGCTAAAAGCATAACATAATCAacacattattaatttttaaaaacgagccgaagcgaacaatatcggttagtagtggggttgggctgttacaaatggtattagagtcaaacaccaGACGGTTGCTAGTGAGAACGTTGGGTCCCTAAGGAAAGTAAATTGTGAGATATCATaccgattggagaggggaacaaaccttctttataatgttgtagaaacctctccctaacaaatgcgTTTAAAAAATCGTGAagttgatgacgatacgtaatagggcaaaacagataatatcttaatggtgagcttaggctgttacaaattagAATCATATGAGTTCACAAAGCTAGATCATATGAACCTAACCAATGAACCAAAGCTTGAGAGCAacggaagaaagaagagaacgaaTGCCTTATTTTGGAGgacaaagaagaacaaaacatcttCCTCATCTCTCGTCCTTTTCACTATAACAAGTAAAACAAAGGGTTCGTGGTTCTATAAGAGTTAATTACAAGTGCATGCATATGTCCTGTctggttttattttgaatcttgCTTGTCCCAATTGTCACTCTAAATAATATTGTTGTCGTTGACCGCAAACCCCAAAACTCTAGACATCATTTTCTACGTTTTCTCTTCCACAGCCAGCTTCTTGCCTTTTCCATGCTGCTTTCGTATACGTATGCCACTTTGCCACTTATTAACACACGTGTTTCCGACCATCTAAGCTGAGCCAAAAGGTACTCGAGAGAAATTCGTGTTCAAGAGAAATTCGTGTTCAAAATATTATGTTACGTAGAAGTTTTCATCAATTTTAGTAGTTTTTGGGTTCATTAGTGATTTAATATAGATAGCAAACGAGAAGGTCATGTTCTTAACTTGAACCTAACTCGATTTGTTTAGGCATATATCCTTTGATCCATGTTGGAATATTTTAGGTTCAATTATTACGCGTGATTGAAGGAAATTTGTCTTATTTATCCTTTCGATTCTTTTGAGCTTCGAGACAAAACAACTTCTTACCCATGacctaattttataaatatgaacagttattataatttttgtaatatatgTTATGAACACAATCCTTCTCTGACAagatttgtttttctatttgaacaaatatatatgaaaatgacTATACCCTTTGAAGAATCTAGCTACAAGTTTAGTACACGTAAAGTATTCTCGATGTTTTGTCATTTTTGTATTGAAAAAGGGATGGTTTTGGTGTTTATTGAGGGTATGTAGTAGGGAAGAATAGTTTTATCGACATGTTTTTACGATTATGAatcaaaatttgtttagaTAATTAGATTAGCGTTGTTAATGAACTCCAATTTCTTTGTTGATGATATTAGGGACAAGAAAACACATACACTTAGCTTGGTTGAAGGCTTCTAATTGATACCATGGACGCCCAACATGGCTGCTCATGGCCTCCCAATTCATTGGCCTCCAACGAACAACACAACTAGGTGGGTGAAGAAAAATCCTTCATGGGTTAAATTACTTTTGAATTTAACAAATAACATagaaattattgatttttttgtcACAAGATTGAATTTCAAGTCGCAATCTATATTGGAAACCATCAAAATTAGGGAAGTGGGTAAAACGTGTGGACAAGTTTTGACAAACTCCCAAACCTAACTGTTGAATGTAATGAAGGAAATTAGGTTAGAAAAGAACCAAAATTGTCTCAAATTTTGACCATTTGTTGCTTTCATCGACTTTCAAAAGAGGCAGCTAACTATTCTCTGTCCCCCCAAACTTGCTCTAGTCAAACGCCTTCAAACCATATGGCATATGGCATATTCTAATGCCCTCTTTTCTACgagacaaaacaaaacattatgtAATcgtccaagcctaccgctaacagatattatcaaCTTTgatccgttatgtatcgccctTTGCCTCACAATTTCAAACCGTGTTTACtgaggagaggtttccacactcttataagaaatatttcgtttctctctccaatcaatatgggatctcataataaTCCATacgttagagaggggaacgaaacattccttataaagatgtagaaacctctttctagtagacgcgttttaaaatcgtgagacgatacataacaggccaaaatagacaatttctattaacggtgggcttgaattattacaaattacATAAGAGTCAATCACGAGGTAATGTGTCAGTGAGAacgctggaccctgaaggaGGATAAACTATAAGATCCCACGGTTgagaaggagaacgaaacattccttaaaagggtatgaaaacctctacctactagacatgttttaaaattatgaggtagatcgcgatacgtaacgggtcaaaacagacaatatctactagcggtgaattTAGACGGTTACACGTTGCCACATAATTTATGAGGGTTTGTGAGTTTGAAAACTGGAAGTAGAggcattaataattaatgattaaaaGCGAGGAAAAGATGGTGTGAAAGTCATGGGGGATATAAATAAAGAGAGGGTTTAAAGATGAAGCAAACGTGTGTGGGTTAGGAAGTCAATGCGACAACCAAACATAATTTGGTGTTGCTAAGAAGTTTGAATCTGGGAAGCCAAATCCTTTGACCCTCCGAATGTTTTGTGGTAACTTAGCAACGCCCCCTATTGCCTTTGCCCTTTGCTTTCCTCTATCTTCAACGCTAATTAATTCCCCAAAATTCAAACTCTTCTTAATTCCATGTTCCACAATTCCTCGACAACACGTCGGCCCTCTCGATTGTTTGACTCTCAATCTCAAACACTTCTCAACGCCCATCCGTTTTCCttatattttacaaatttataacaaaaatgtCGAAGCTTTCGATATATgtaaataatataacataacgTCCTTTTCctcttataatatttttctacCAAATAATCTTTACGTGTGAATGTCTACAATAAGGAGATACAAGCTGTCACTTGTGGGTCATGAATGTGCatgaaattcaataataatatgtCCTATTGTGACTAAATTATTAGGTAACGTCACACGTGTCACGCTATTACgtgtttaaaataatgttatttttcaaAGAATATATACGCATAATTGAGAAGAGGACCATAATAATCTTGTATTATTagattattttcataatttaattataaagtttGGATAGTTAGGGTTTGGCAATAaatgcatttctttttttctaagtAGAAgccaaacaaaatcaaatctatttataaaaactaaagCTTTTTGTtgcaaaagaacaaaagttgGACGGCCAAATTTTCAGTGGTCGTGACATTTTTCATTAAGAACAAATAAGAACTGTATTTAATCCtacaaatttcttttcctttgtatAGCAATTTGAGACAATGGCCAATTTGGTAGTAGCAACAATAGTTCCAACCTCAAAATGACCCAACAAACATTCtcatttcttctattttgttttcctaTCTTCCAATACAAAAACTCGATAGTAACAACGCtcgtatttaatttaaagtgaCACGAGAGTAAAAAATTGTAGGTATAACaaaaaaacgaacaaaagGAGAGGCTAGAGGAAGGTCTTCCAATTCAAGAATATAgtataaatatcataatttgaaTATGGTTTTTCGTAATGTCATATGTAAGAGTCTTCTAGTTTGATACACGATTTTGTTCGATAATTCAAATGATGTACcctatataaacaaaatactctcgataatctttattttattagcaATAATTCCAAAAGTACTTTTGAAATCTTATTCAAAAagctaaaaattaattaattttttttttaaaaaaaaaaacattgttttATGGTTTGAAATacgaaaaagaattaaaagggCTACTTTGTAATTAAACCAATAGGACCTTGATTAAATGAACAATGGATTCAGGTTGGAATTATAGTTGATAGAAGAGATATGCAAAAGAAAGGGATATTATTTGTGTCAACAACGTTTTTGGGAGGAGAAATGAAGAGAATATATTCCATTGTCaaaaataaaccaaacaaatttaaaacctTAATTACAGTTTTGATAATAACTACCTCTTATGACATGCAGATTGGGagatttaatttccttttcttctcattttttacACAATCATCATTTTCTAtgccaattattttttattttgttaaatatccaaacttcatttatattttaaaataaccatttcataatttattggTTGGAATAAAAGCAAAAggataatataacataaagataaaagtaataaaaattgagagaCATTTATGGAAACtttgcatgaattatattaaattttgaaggaaaagaaaacgcATAGGCTGGCGAAGAAAACTATGTAAATGCAATGCAACTGtcataagtttaattttaaaataaaataaaacaaaaacaaagccaGATTTTTACCTACCCTCTTCGTTTTAAATGCTCGACACCAAGGGCaggttcaaaattaaaattgtaatcaactgaaaaaggaaaaaagaaaataaaatttataatcaacgTCATGTTCACGTGATAACACCaccaaataataattcaataattccCATTATGATCTTATCACCAATTGCttttaaacaatatattatatgattaattATATTTCCATCTTATCCTATCCCCATGTTTGcgaccattttttttataaaataaagttttctaaagaaattaataaatcgttctatttattaatgaatatgTAAAATGATTAGCGTGGGATTAGCAATTAACAGTGGAGGCGTTGAAA includes these proteins:
- the LOC111804342 gene encoding indole-3-acetic acid-amido synthetase GH3.3-like, which codes for MAVDSPVSHAKALRFIEETTTNADSVQKRVLAEILNRNADTEYLNRFRLNGATDQDAFKSKVPVVTYEELEADIRRIANGDRSPIFSSHPISEFLTSSGTSGGERKLMPTIKEEMERRQLLYSLLMPIMNLYVPGLDKGKGLYFLFVKAETKTPGGLVARPVLTSYYKSDIFKTRPYDPFNDYTSPNEAILCANSFQSMYTQMLCGLLMRHQVLRVGAVFASGLLRAIHFLQLNWKQLAYDISTGTLSPKITDPCLRECITSKYLTNPNPELAEFISKECSIEEWEGIITRIWPNTKYLDVIVTGAMAQYIPTLELYSGGLPMACTMYASSECYFGLNLNPMCKPSEVTYTIMPNMGYFEFLPHDTSSPPAHSRDSPPRLVNLADVELGKVYELVITTYSGLNRYRVGDILQVTGFHNAAPQFRFMRRKNVLLSIDSDKTDEAELQTAINNAALLLREFNTSVLEYTTHADTKTIPGHYVIYLELLVKDTANPPPVETLNHCCLAMEESLNSVYRQCRVADNSIGPLEIRVVKNGTFEEVMDYAISRGASINQYKAPRCVNFTPVLELLDSRVISAHFSISKPHWTPERNR